A genomic segment from Polyangium mundeleinium encodes:
- a CDS encoding hsp70 family protein, with product MSARRIVGIDLGTTHTVVAWADPASSRPPEVFPIPQLVSAGEIEPQPLFPSFLYAPIPGEALPDPFGDTPWVLGVHARRRGGEVAGRLVASSKSWLAHAAVDRTAPILPWGAGEDAEDLPRLSPVDAAARLLLHVKRAWNEAFLAYPLEAQDVVLTVPASFDEDARELTVEAARRAGFDVRLLEEPQAAFYDYMSRAGEGELAALCRRSGGEALVLVCDVGGGTTDLSLIRVRPGEQRGSTEVERVAVGKHLLLGGDNMDLALAHLCESRLIEAPDRLPPARFGQLVLACRAAKERLLGDDPPSDVAVTVLGKGARLIGSALSTRLSREEAERVVLDGFLPPATLADRPRRGGSALVAFGLPYERDVAITRHVAHFFARHAPGAPAPHALLLNGGVFRAKQIVDRLADAIGAWNAVRPEILPHPHPDLAVARGAVVYGLSLLGRGVRIGGGAARGYYLGLSAGPSGQRQAVCVVPRGAREGIRYDVPGRTFSLTVGRPVRFPLYASDEALDLPGTVVTPDIERFSALPPVSSAFEPGARPGEVTVSLAGELSAIGTLELACVEVAAEAGRRFRLTWDLRETSPDTAVETEGGVSSGKTMRPGVTAGGKRLEDAREAISRIYGKGRADVTPREVKDLVRELERILGERPTWTAETNRALFDVLWPGHKGRRRSADHERVFWQLAGYTLRPGFGHALDEERAANLFSLFHERVVFAQEARTWQHFWIAWRRIAGGLEEAAQVAIRDLVDPFLAPSEKRLKKPKGIRAEPDADVVDLASSLERVPPARRTELGGYLLERTWTDRDPRNWAAIGRIGARVPAYASAHHVLAPNVAERWLDHLLREKWAEMPTAPRAAMDMARLTGDRARDVSERVRRDVERKLVASGAREEWVRAVREVVAVEEADRAAFYGEGLPVGIRLVS from the coding sequence ATGAGCGCGCGCCGCATTGTCGGGATCGATCTCGGCACGACGCATACCGTGGTCGCCTGGGCCGACCCGGCGAGCAGCCGGCCGCCCGAGGTCTTTCCGATCCCCCAGCTCGTGAGCGCCGGCGAGATCGAGCCCCAGCCGCTCTTTCCGTCGTTTCTTTATGCGCCCATTCCGGGCGAGGCGCTGCCCGATCCGTTCGGCGATACGCCCTGGGTGCTCGGCGTGCACGCGCGGCGGCGCGGGGGCGAGGTCGCGGGCAGGCTCGTCGCCTCGTCGAAGAGCTGGCTCGCGCACGCGGCCGTGGATCGAACCGCGCCCATTTTGCCGTGGGGCGCGGGCGAGGACGCCGAGGACCTGCCGCGCCTCTCGCCCGTCGACGCGGCCGCGCGATTGCTCTTGCACGTCAAGCGCGCGTGGAACGAAGCGTTCCTCGCGTATCCACTCGAAGCGCAGGACGTCGTCTTGACCGTGCCCGCGTCGTTCGACGAGGACGCGCGCGAGCTCACGGTCGAGGCCGCGCGGCGCGCCGGATTCGACGTGCGGCTGCTCGAAGAGCCGCAGGCGGCCTTTTACGATTACATGTCCCGGGCCGGCGAGGGCGAGCTCGCGGCGCTCTGCCGGCGGAGCGGCGGCGAGGCGCTCGTCCTCGTTTGTGATGTCGGCGGCGGGACGACGGATCTGTCCTTGATAAGAGTTCGTCCAGGCGAACAACGCGGGTCCACCGAAGTCGAGCGTGTCGCCGTGGGAAAACATCTGCTTCTCGGCGGCGACAACATGGATCTCGCGCTCGCGCACCTCTGCGAGAGCCGCCTCATCGAAGCGCCGGACCGATTGCCCCCGGCGCGCTTTGGTCAGCTCGTGCTCGCTTGCCGCGCCGCCAAGGAGCGGCTCCTCGGCGACGATCCGCCGAGTGACGTTGCAGTCACGGTGCTCGGAAAGGGCGCGCGCCTCATCGGCTCCGCGCTCTCCACGCGCCTCTCCCGCGAGGAGGCCGAGCGGGTCGTGCTCGACGGCTTTTTGCCGCCGGCCACCCTCGCCGATCGCCCGCGCCGCGGCGGCAGCGCGCTCGTCGCGTTTGGCCTGCCCTACGAGCGGGACGTCGCCATCACCCGCCACGTCGCCCATTTCTTCGCCCGTCACGCGCCCGGCGCGCCCGCGCCCCACGCGTTGCTTCTGAACGGCGGTGTTTTTCGAGCCAAGCAGATCGTCGATCGACTCGCCGATGCGATCGGAGCGTGGAACGCCGTTCGCCCGGAGATCCTGCCGCATCCGCATCCCGATCTCGCCGTCGCGCGCGGCGCCGTCGTGTATGGCTTGTCTCTCCTCGGCCGGGGCGTGCGGATCGGGGGCGGCGCGGCGCGCGGGTATTACCTCGGCTTGTCGGCGGGGCCCTCCGGGCAGCGACAGGCCGTCTGTGTGGTGCCGCGTGGCGCGCGTGAGGGCATTCGTTACGACGTGCCCGGACGAACGTTTTCACTCACGGTGGGCCGCCCGGTCCGATTTCCCCTGTATGCCTCCGACGAGGCGCTCGACCTGCCGGGCACGGTCGTCACGCCGGACATCGAGCGGTTCTCCGCGTTGCCGCCCGTCTCCTCGGCCTTCGAACCGGGCGCGCGTCCCGGCGAGGTGACCGTCTCGCTCGCGGGCGAGCTCAGCGCGATCGGCACGCTGGAGCTCGCATGTGTCGAAGTCGCCGCCGAGGCCGGCCGCCGCTTCCGATTGACGTGGGATCTGCGCGAGACGAGCCCCGACACCGCGGTCGAGACCGAGGGCGGCGTTTCTTCGGGCAAAACGATGCGGCCGGGTGTGACGGCCGGCGGCAAACGGCTCGAGGACGCGCGCGAGGCCATTTCACGCATCTATGGCAAGGGGCGGGCGGACGTCACGCCGCGCGAGGTGAAGGATCTCGTGCGCGAGCTCGAACGGATCCTCGGCGAGCGGCCCACGTGGACGGCCGAGACGAACCGCGCGCTTTTCGACGTGCTCTGGCCGGGGCACAAGGGCCGGCGGCGCTCGGCCGATCACGAGCGGGTCTTCTGGCAACTCGCGGGGTATACGCTCCGGCCCGGCTTCGGCCATGCGCTCGACGAGGAGCGCGCGGCGAATCTCTTTTCGTTGTTTCACGAGCGCGTGGTGTTCGCGCAGGAGGCGCGGACGTGGCAGCATTTCTGGATCGCCTGGCGTCGCATCGCGGGCGGGCTCGAAGAGGCGGCGCAGGTGGCGATCCGGGACCTCGTCGATCCCTTCCTCGCGCCGTCGGAGAAACGATTGAAGAAGCCCAAGGGCATTCGCGCCGAGCCCGACGCGGACGTCGTGGACCTCGCTTCGTCCTTGGAGCGCGTGCCGCCGGCGCGGCGCACCGAGCTCGGCGGGTATTTGCTCGAACGGACCTGGACCGACCGTGATCCGCGGAACTGGGCGGCGATCGGGCGGATTGGTGCGCGTGTGCCCGCCTATGCGAGCGCGCACCACGTCCTTGCGCCGAACGTGGCCGAGCGCTGGCTCGACCACCTCTTGCGGGAGAAATGGGCCGAGATGCCCACGGCGCCACGGGCGGCGATGGACATGGCACGGCTCACGGGCGACCGCGCGCGTGACGTCTCGGAGCGGGTGCGGCGTGATGTCGAGCGGAAGCTCGTCGCCTCGGGCGCGCGCGAGGAATGGGTGCGGGCCGTGCGGGAGGTCGTCGCGGTGGAGGAGGCGGACCGGGCGGCGTTTTACGGAGAAGGTTTGCCCGTGGGGATCCGCCTCGTCTCCTGA
- a CDS encoding RNA ligase (ATP) gives MERKLVSIQVVESLAPIEGADQIEQARVMGWTVVVKKGEFRPGDRCVFFEIDSVLPSSAPWAEFMRSRGFRVRTIKLRGVLSQGLALPTAILDGEVPEVGTDVRDRLGVTKYEAILPDAREVAGGFPALVPKTDEIRLQSALGVLDEMRGQAFYVSTKLDGSSATFFRAPEGEFFACSRNWALAPGPNPIWRAAERYDLAKRLPPGIAVQGELCGPGIQKNRLGLSEVDVFMFGVYDTRAGRYLDFADFIGFCKEYGLRTVPIEREVRGDEALHFEHTLDRWLEAARGIYPGTKNRKEGIVIRPLVEARSATLGGRLSFKVINNDFLLKDED, from the coding sequence GTGGAACGCAAGCTCGTATCGATTCAGGTGGTGGAGAGCCTCGCGCCGATCGAAGGCGCGGATCAAATTGAACAGGCCCGGGTGATGGGCTGGACCGTGGTCGTCAAGAAAGGGGAGTTTCGCCCCGGCGACCGCTGCGTGTTCTTCGAAATCGACAGCGTGCTCCCTTCGAGCGCGCCGTGGGCGGAGTTCATGCGGTCACGCGGGTTCCGCGTGCGGACCATCAAGCTCCGGGGCGTGCTCTCGCAGGGTCTTGCATTGCCGACTGCGATCCTCGACGGCGAGGTCCCGGAGGTCGGGACGGACGTGCGGGATCGGCTCGGCGTCACCAAATACGAGGCCATCTTGCCGGACGCGCGCGAGGTCGCCGGTGGGTTTCCGGCGCTCGTGCCGAAGACGGACGAGATCCGTCTGCAATCGGCGCTCGGCGTGCTCGACGAGATGCGCGGCCAGGCGTTTTACGTCTCGACGAAGCTCGACGGCTCGTCCGCCACGTTCTTCCGCGCGCCCGAAGGCGAGTTTTTCGCGTGCTCACGCAACTGGGCCCTCGCGCCCGGCCCGAATCCGATCTGGAGGGCGGCGGAGCGATACGATCTTGCCAAGCGTCTCCCCCCGGGTATCGCGGTGCAGGGCGAGCTTTGCGGCCCGGGCATTCAAAAGAACCGGCTCGGGCTCTCGGAGGTCGACGTCTTCATGTTCGGCGTGTACGACACGCGCGCGGGCCGTTACCTCGATTTCGCCGATTTCATCGGCTTCTGCAAGGAGTACGGCCTGCGCACCGTGCCCATCGAGCGCGAGGTCCGCGGCGACGAGGCGCTGCACTTCGAGCACACGCTCGATCGCTGGCTCGAAGCGGCGCGAGGCATTTATCCCGGGACGAAAAACCGCAAGGAAGGCATCGTGATCCGTCCCCTCGTCGAGGCGCGCTCCGCGACGCTCGGCGGCCGGCTCTCGTTCAAGGTGATCAACAACGACTTTTTGCTGAAAGACGAGGACTGA